Below is a window of Pseudodesulfovibrio sp. 5S69 DNA.
GCGCGGCCCGGCTGCGGAAGCTCGTGGGCCGGAAGAAGTCCGCCTTTTTGAAGCGCCTGCTCGACCTGCCGCAGTTGGACGTCCTGGTCCAGGACGAGCGCGGACGCGGGGTCAGCCAGTACTACGCGGCCTGCCGGTTCGAGGACGCGCCCGACTGCGCGCCTCGTTCCCTGGTCCGGGCGCATCCCGTGCGCGTGGACAAGGGCGTGGTCATAGTCGAGCCTCTCGCCGGGGCGATGGAGGACGCACGGTGAGTACGCCCAGGACGCCCGATCCGGGGCTGCTGGTCATCTCCGTGCTGAGCGCGGACTGGGACGGGTTTTGGCCCGTGGTCGGCGCGGAGCTGGAGCAGCGGTTCGGCCCGTTCGACTCGTCCGAGGAGTTCGCCTTCGATGAGACCGACTACTACAATGACGAACTGGGCGCGCCCATCACCCGCAGGCTCATCGCCTTCGACGAATTGCGCCCCCTGGATGAACTGGCGGACATCAAGCTGTGGACCAACGCGGTGGAGCAGCGGTTCGCTGCGGACGGACGCAGACGGTTCAACCTGGATCCCGGTTTCCTGACCCTGCAACGCCTGGTCCTGGCCACGGGCAAGAACTTTTCCCACCGCATCTATCTGCGCGACGGCATCTGGGCCGACCTGACCCTGATCTGGCAGCGCGGGCACTGGGTGGATTTTCCCTGGACGTTCCCCGATTACGCGGGGGAGGCCATGAAAACGCGGCTGACAAAGCTGCGCCTGTCGTATAAAAACAAGCGGAGCAAGCCGCAAACGTGATTTTTTCCACAACACGCGGCTTCCAACCAGAAGGAAAAACATATGCCTGTAAGCATGACCGGCTTCGGCCGGTGCGAGACCAATGAACACGCCTGGACCCACGTCTGGGAGATTAAAAGCGTCAACGGCCGGTTTCTGGACGTCAAATGGCGCATGCCCGGTTCCCTGCGTTCGCTGGAAAACGGCTGGGAGCGAATCGTCCGTACCTACGCCTCGCGCGGCCGGGTGGACGTCTCCCTGAACCTCGAAGTCCTGGACGCCGGGGTGCTCGGGGTGTCCTTCAACGAGACCATGGCCCAGGCCATGTTCAGTGAAATGGAGAAGCTGGCCGAGAGCCGGGGCGAGATCTTCAATCCGGACTACAACCGGGTGCTGGCCATGCCGTCCCTGTGGCGCGACAGCGGTTCCGAGCCCGATCCGGGGCTGGCCGAGAGCCTGAACAGGGGGCTGGAAGCGGCGTTGGCCGATTGGGTGGACGCCCGGTCCAGGGAGGGCGAGGCCCTGGTGGCCGACCTGACGGCCCGGCTCGCCACCCTGCGCGAACTGGCCGACAAGGTCCGCGAGCGCGTGCCGGACATCCTCGAAGCCAAGAAGGCGTCGCTCCGGCAGCGCATCACCGACATGCTGGAATCGGCCAACGCCGAGTTCTCCGAGGACCGCATGCTCCAGGAGGTGGCCTACCTCACGGACAAACTCGACGTGTCCGAGGAGCTGACCCGGCTCGACGCCCACCTGGAGCGGCTGGCCGAGGTCCTGGCCGACAAGGACGAAGTGGGCAAGAAGCTCGACTTTCTGGTGCAGGAGACCTTCCGCGAGATCAACACCTGCGGCAACAAGGCGCAGGATACCGAGGTCAGCCGGTTGGTGGTGGATTTCAAGGCGGAGCTGGAACGCTGCCGCGAACAGGTGCAAAACATCGAGTAGGTGGGCATGCAGAAACAGGGATTACTCAACGTCGGTTTCGGCAACTTCGTGGTGCTGGACCGGGTTATCTCCATCGTCAATCCGTCCAGTGCGCCCATGCGGCGCCTGCGCGAGGACGCCCGCGCCGAGGGGCGGCTCATCGACGCCACCCAGGGCCGCAAGACCAGGGCGATCATCGTCACCGACTCCAACCACGTTGTCCTGTCCGCCATCCAGGCCGAGACCATCGGGCAGCGGTTCAGCGCGGACGAGGGGGAATAGGTGGTTCAGGACGATCACAAATTCAGGCTGGGCGAGGTCCTGGTGGTCTGCGCGCCCAGCGGCACGGGCAAGAGCACGCTCATCGCCATGCTGCGCGAGCAATATCCGGACTTCGGGTTCTCCATCTCCTACACCACCCGCGCGCCGCGCGGGGTCGAGCAGGACGGCCGGGAATACCACTTCGTGTCCCGCGAGACCTTCGTGGCCATGCGCAGCAAGGGCGCGTTCTGCGAGTGGGCCGAGGTCCACGGCAATTTCTACGGTACGGCCACCAAGCCGGTGGAGGAGATGCTCCACCGCGGCCAGGACGTGCTCTTCGACATCGACGTGCAGGGCGCCAAGCAGCTCAAAAAGACCTTCTACAAGGGGACCTTCGTCTTCCTGCTGCCCCCGTCCCGCGAGGAGCTGGTGCGCAGGCTGCGGGGCCGCGGCACCGACTCGGAGGAGTCCATCGTGAAGCGGCTGGCCAACGCCTCGGGCGAACTGGCCCAGGCCGAGTGGTTCGACTACTGGGTGGTCAACGACGACCTGGACGCGGCGTACAAGGAGCTTGAGGCCGTGTACCTGGCCGGAAAGTGCAAGCCGTCGCTTCGGCCCGGCATCCTCGACAACATCATGCAGACCTGGAAAGACAATGGCTGATCTCGTCGTCGCACTGGACTTCGGGGACGCGGCGTCGGCCCTGGCCATGGCCCGGACCCTCAAGGGCACGGCCCCGTGGATGAAGGTCGGCCTGGAGCTGTTCACGGCCGAGGGCCCCAAGGTGGTCACCGGGCTCAAGGAGCTGGGATTCAAGGTCTTCCTGGACCTGAAATTCTTCGACATCCCGAACACGGTCCAGGGCGCGGTGCGCTCGGCGGTTCGGCTGGGCGCGGACATGGTCAACATCCACGCCCTGGGCGGGGAGCGCATGGCGCGCGCGGCCATGGAGGGGTGCGCCGAAGGCGCGCTCCCCGGACAGCCGGCGCCCCTGGTTCTGGCCGTGACCATGCTGACCAGCATGGCTGCCGGGGACCTGCCCGTGGCGGACGCACCCGGTCCCTCGGAGATGGCCCTTGACCTGGCTGTGAAAGCCAAGCAATATGGCTTAAATGGAGTGGTCTGTTCGGGCTTGGAGGTGGAGCGGATCAAGGCCTCCTGCGGGAGCGGCTTCGCGTGTCTCACCCCCGGCATCCGTCCGGCCTCGGCCGAGGCCGGGGACCAGCGGCGGGTGGTCACTCCGGCGGAGGCGGTGCGCAGTGGGGCGGATTTCCTGGTCGTGGGCAGGCCCGTGACCAGGGCCGAACGGCCGGAAGAAGCGGCCCGGGCGATCATCGGGGAGATGGACCGGGCCCAATAGGAGCATTGGATGGCCGAGCAGGGGCAGGGTGTCGAAAACCGGCACGAGATAGTGCGCGACGGGGCGGAGAAGATCAAGGGCATCTTCTCCACGCAGACCGTCGCCAAGGTCGGGACAGGGACCACGCAGCGCAAGACGATCCAGAAGACGTACTGGGACGCCGAGGAGCTCGCCACCGGCGAAATTTCCGTCCAGCCCCTGAACCGCAACTACGTTCCGTCCGGCCCCAAACGCAATATTCCGCGCGACGATTTCCTGACCAAGTTCAACCCCGAACCGGAGTTTTACGTGTCCACGGTCTATCCGGCCATAAAGGAGCTGGACGGGGCCATCGTGCGCGGCGAGCAGCACCGCGAGCGGGGCGCGGCCTATTCCGCCGAGTTCGAATACAAGCAGGCCATGGCCATCGACGAGGAGAACGTCCGGGCCAACTTCGGCCTGGGGCTGACCTACCTCGACCGGGGCGACCAGGCCAAGGCCAACGACATTTTCGAGCGTCTGGTCGGGCTCGAAGCCGCCTTCGACGCCGAACACAAGCACCTGTTCAACGATTTCGGCATCAACATGCGCAAGAACAGGATGTACGACCAGGCGCTGCAGTATTATCTCCGGGCCGAGCAACTGGTCCAGAACGACGAACACCTCTTCCACAACATCGCCCGCTGCTATTTCGAGAAGGGCAACATCGAGGGGTGCAAGAAGTATCTGCTCAAGAGCCTGGAACTGAACCCGAACCTTGAGGCGAGTTTGAAGTTTTGGTCCTTCCTCAAGGACAAGGGATACGTGGGCAAGGACGAGGGGCCGGACGTGTCGGCGGTCAAGTCGGACCGGCGGCCCAAGGACGATGCGGATGCGGCGGACGGGGAAAAACCGGCCCCGTCAAAGCCCATCAAGCTGGATTAAGGGTCCGGTGAGCCGCCCGGCGGCTCGGGGCAGGAGTGTTCATGAATCAGGAAAAGATCCAGGGCTTTCTTCAGGAACTGCCACTCATGCGCGAGGACCTGCCGTTTTCGCCCGAGGTCCTGAAACAGCTGTTCGTCCAGACCGGCGACGGGTCGCTGGCCTCCATGGAGGACGTAGGCGGGACCCTGAGCAAGGACCAGGGGCTGACCGCCCGCATCCTGAAGCTGGCCAATTCCGCCTATTACGGCCTGCAGGCCGAAGTGCAGAGCGTGCCCCGCGCCGCTGCCGTGCTGGGCATGGCCGAGATCCGCAACATCGTTCTGGCGCTCGGCGTGACCGGCCTGACCCGACGCTACCCCATGCCCGAGGATTTCGACCTGGGCCGCTACTGGGCGCACCAGTTCATGGTCGCCATGGTCGCCAGGGAGCTGTCCCACATGATCGACGTGGGCAAGCCGGAAAATCTGTTCACCTCCGGGCTGCTCCACGACTTCGGCAAGCTGGTCACCGCCCTGAAGCGGCCGGACGACTGGGCGGCCATCCGCGAGATGGCCGAGAGCGACGAGATGATCGACAGCGAGGCCGAGGAAGAGTACTGGGGGTTGGACCACGCGGTCATCGGCGCGCTGGTGCTGCGCTCCTGGGACTTGCCCGCCGCGCTGGTGGAACCGGTCAACTGGCACCATTCGCCGGACCTGTCGCCGGAATTTTCCAGCGAGTCCAACGTCATCAGCCTGGCCGACAGTGTGGTCCACGCCGTGGACGACCCGGACGGGCGGTACGGCGAACGGGTGGACGAGCTCTGCCAGGCCGTGGACGTGGACGTGGACGACCTGCAGGAAGTCGCCGAGGAGCTGGTCGACTCGGACGACGTCGAACAATTCGTGAACATACTCTCCTGACCACACGGGACAATCGCCTTGCCTTGCATCTGGAAACCCCGCAACGAGGGGGCCGCGCCGTCGTCGGCGGCGGCCATGGCCGAGGAACTGAACGTATCGCCGCTCATCGTGGAAATCCTCTGGAACCGGGGCCTGACCGACGTGGGCGAGATGGACCGCTTCCTCAGTCCGCTGCTGCGGCACATGGCCAACCCGGCCGAGGTCCCCGGCCTGACCGGGGCCGCCGAGACCGTCGCCCGGGGGCTGGCCGAGGGCCGCACCCTGGCCGTCTGGGGCGACTACGACGTGGACGGCATCACGGCCACGGCGGTCATCAAGGAATTCTTCGCCCTGCGCGGCAGGGAGGTCATGCATCACCTGCCCAACCGCATGGAGGAGGGGTACGGGATGAACGTCGAGGGCGTGGAGCGGCTCCACGAGCGGGGTGCGACCATGCTCCTGACCGTGGACTGCGGCATCTCCGACCTCGCGCCGGTGGCCCGCGCCCGCGAGCTGGGCATGACCGTGGTGGTCACGGACCATCACCTGCCCGGCGAGACCCTGCCCGAGGCCCACGCCGTGTGCGACCCGCGCCTGTCCGACGGCGGCTCCTGCGACGACCTAGCCGGGGTGGGCGTGGCCTTCATGCTCGTGGTGGCCCTGAACGGGCTTTTGCCCGGCGACAAGGTGGACGTGCGCCCGCTGCTCGACCTGGTGGCGCTGGGAACCATCGCGGACATCGTCCGGCTGACCGGCCAGAACCGCATCCTGGTCAAGAACGGCCTGCTGGT
It encodes the following:
- a CDS encoding DUF4416 family protein, which encodes MSTPRTPDPGLLVISVLSADWDGFWPVVGAELEQRFGPFDSSEEFAFDETDYYNDELGAPITRRLIAFDELRPLDELADIKLWTNAVEQRFAADGRRRFNLDPGFLTLQRLVLATGKNFSHRIYLRDGIWADLTLIWQRGHWVDFPWTFPDYAGEAMKTRLTKLRLSYKNKRSKPQT
- a CDS encoding YicC/YloC family endoribonuclease; the protein is MPVSMTGFGRCETNEHAWTHVWEIKSVNGRFLDVKWRMPGSLRSLENGWERIVRTYASRGRVDVSLNLEVLDAGVLGVSFNETMAQAMFSEMEKLAESRGEIFNPDYNRVLAMPSLWRDSGSEPDPGLAESLNRGLEAALADWVDARSREGEALVADLTARLATLRELADKVRERVPDILEAKKASLRQRITDMLESANAEFSEDRMLQEVAYLTDKLDVSEELTRLDAHLERLAEVLADKDEVGKKLDFLVQETFREINTCGNKAQDTEVSRLVVDFKAELERCREQVQNIE
- a CDS encoding DUF370 domain-containing protein, producing the protein MQKQGLLNVGFGNFVVLDRVISIVNPSSAPMRRLREDARAEGRLIDATQGRKTRAIIVTDSNHVVLSAIQAETIGQRFSADEGE
- the gmk gene encoding guanylate kinase, with product MVQDDHKFRLGEVLVVCAPSGTGKSTLIAMLREQYPDFGFSISYTTRAPRGVEQDGREYHFVSRETFVAMRSKGAFCEWAEVHGNFYGTATKPVEEMLHRGQDVLFDIDVQGAKQLKKTFYKGTFVFLLPPSREELVRRLRGRGTDSEESIVKRLANASGELAQAEWFDYWVVNDDLDAAYKELEAVYLAGKCKPSLRPGILDNIMQTWKDNG
- the pyrF gene encoding orotidine-5'-phosphate decarboxylase; amino-acid sequence: MADLVVALDFGDAASALAMARTLKGTAPWMKVGLELFTAEGPKVVTGLKELGFKVFLDLKFFDIPNTVQGAVRSAVRLGADMVNIHALGGERMARAAMEGCAEGALPGQPAPLVLAVTMLTSMAAGDLPVADAPGPSEMALDLAVKAKQYGLNGVVCSGLEVERIKASCGSGFACLTPGIRPASAEAGDQRRVVTPAEAVRSGADFLVVGRPVTRAERPEEAARAIIGEMDRAQ
- a CDS encoding tetratricopeptide repeat protein, which encodes MAEQGQGVENRHEIVRDGAEKIKGIFSTQTVAKVGTGTTQRKTIQKTYWDAEELATGEISVQPLNRNYVPSGPKRNIPRDDFLTKFNPEPEFYVSTVYPAIKELDGAIVRGEQHRERGAAYSAEFEYKQAMAIDEENVRANFGLGLTYLDRGDQAKANDIFERLVGLEAAFDAEHKHLFNDFGINMRKNRMYDQALQYYLRAEQLVQNDEHLFHNIARCYFEKGNIEGCKKYLLKSLELNPNLEASLKFWSFLKDKGYVGKDEGPDVSAVKSDRRPKDDADAADGEKPAPSKPIKLD
- a CDS encoding HDOD domain-containing protein, yielding MNQEKIQGFLQELPLMREDLPFSPEVLKQLFVQTGDGSLASMEDVGGTLSKDQGLTARILKLANSAYYGLQAEVQSVPRAAAVLGMAEIRNIVLALGVTGLTRRYPMPEDFDLGRYWAHQFMVAMVARELSHMIDVGKPENLFTSGLLHDFGKLVTALKRPDDWAAIREMAESDEMIDSEAEEEYWGLDHAVIGALVLRSWDLPAALVEPVNWHHSPDLSPEFSSESNVISLADSVVHAVDDPDGRYGERVDELCQAVDVDVDDLQEVAEELVDSDDVEQFVNILS